The following proteins come from a genomic window of Pseudomonas putida:
- a CDS encoding ABC transporter substrate-binding protein: MTPTHRLRRLAGSLLLACLSLPALAAPQHALTLYDEPPKYPADFKHFDYVNPDAPKGGTFRQSSFGGFDSLNPFINKGVAAENIGIIYDTLMRQSQDEPFTEYGLVAGKIEKAPDNSWVRFYLRPEARFHDGHPMRADDVVFTFNALIKDGAPLYRQYYADVAEVVAEDPLKVLFKFKHTNNRELPLILGQLPVLPKHWYENREFNRGNLEIPLGSGPYKVAKVKAGRSVRYERVKDYWAKDLPINRGFYNFDVMTFDSYRDTTVALQALKAGAFDYALEVSAKNWATAYDVPAVREGRLIKEELPNGNPTGMQGFIFNIRRPVFQDVRVRQALSLLLDYEWTNKQLFNGAYTRTSSYFDNSEMAAHGLPSPNELKILEPLRGKVPEQVFTEVFHNPVSDGSGMIREQQRQAYKLLQDAGWKIVDDKMVDAQGKPVSIEFLLAQTEFERILLPFKRNLADLGIELNIRRVDVSQYITRLRSRDYDMIVGGYPQSNSPGNEQREFWSSAAADNPGSRNFIGLRDPAIDQLVEQLINADSRQSLIDHCRALDRVLLWGYYVIPNWHIKTWRVAYWNHIGHPNVSPKYDIGIDTWWIKPEVTPAVSEDPVDEAN; this comes from the coding sequence ATGACGCCAACGCACCGTCTGCGCCGGCTGGCAGGCAGCCTGTTGCTCGCCTGCCTGAGCCTTCCCGCGCTGGCCGCACCGCAGCACGCGCTCACCCTTTACGATGAGCCACCCAAGTACCCCGCCGACTTCAAGCACTTCGACTACGTCAACCCGGATGCGCCCAAGGGGGGCACCTTCCGCCAGTCCAGCTTCGGCGGCTTCGACAGCCTCAACCCGTTCATCAACAAAGGCGTGGCGGCCGAGAACATCGGCATTATCTACGACACCCTGATGCGCCAGAGCCAGGATGAACCGTTCACCGAATACGGCCTGGTGGCCGGCAAGATCGAAAAGGCTCCGGACAACAGCTGGGTGCGCTTCTACCTGCGCCCCGAAGCGCGCTTCCATGACGGCCATCCGATGCGCGCCGACGACGTGGTGTTCACGTTCAACGCCCTGATCAAGGACGGCGCCCCGCTGTACCGCCAGTACTACGCCGACGTTGCCGAAGTGGTCGCCGAAGACCCGCTGAAGGTGCTGTTCAAGTTCAAGCACACCAACAACCGCGAACTGCCGCTGATTCTCGGCCAGTTGCCGGTATTGCCCAAGCACTGGTACGAAAACCGCGAATTCAACCGCGGCAACCTGGAGATCCCGCTGGGCAGCGGCCCGTACAAGGTCGCCAAGGTCAAGGCCGGGCGCTCGGTGCGCTACGAGCGGGTCAAGGACTACTGGGCCAAGGACCTGCCGATCAACCGGGGCTTCTACAACTTCGATGTCATGACCTTCGACTCCTACCGCGACACCACCGTCGCCCTTCAAGCACTCAAGGCCGGGGCGTTCGACTATGCCCTGGAAGTCAGCGCAAAGAACTGGGCCACCGCCTACGACGTGCCTGCCGTGCGCGAGGGTCGCCTGATCAAGGAGGAGCTGCCCAACGGCAACCCCACCGGCATGCAGGGTTTCATCTTCAACATCCGCCGCCCGGTGTTCCAGGATGTTCGCGTGCGCCAGGCACTGAGCCTGCTGCTGGACTACGAGTGGACCAACAAACAGCTGTTCAACGGCGCCTATACCCGCACCAGCAGCTACTTCGACAACTCGGAAATGGCCGCCCACGGACTGCCCAGCCCCAACGAGCTCAAAATCCTCGAACCACTGCGCGGCAAAGTGCCCGAGCAAGTGTTTACCGAGGTCTTCCACAACCCGGTCAGTGACGGCAGCGGCATGATCCGCGAGCAACAGCGCCAGGCCTACAAGTTGTTGCAAGACGCGGGCTGGAAAATCGTCGACGACAAGATGGTCGACGCCCAAGGCAAGCCGGTAAGCATCGAATTCCTGCTGGCGCAGACCGAGTTCGAGCGCATCCTGCTGCCCTTCAAACGCAACCTTGCCGACCTCGGTATCGAGTTGAACATCCGCCGGGTCGACGTTTCGCAATACATCACCCGCCTGCGTTCTCGGGACTACGACATGATCGTCGGCGGTTATCCGCAGTCCAATTCGCCGGGCAACGAACAGCGCGAGTTCTGGTCCAGTGCCGCCGCCGACAACCCCGGCAGCCGCAACTTCATCGGCCTGCGCGACCCGGCCATTGACCAGTTGGTGGAACAGCTGATCAACGCCGACTCGCGCCAGAGCCTGATCGACCACTGCCGCGCCCTCGACCGCGTGTTGCTGTGGGGCTACTACGTGATCCCCAACTGGCACATCAAGACCTGGCGTGTGGCCTACTGGAACCACATCGGCCACCCGAACGTGTCGCCCAAGTACGACATCGGCATCGACACCTGGTGGATCAAGCCCGAGGTAACTCCGGCGGTCAGCGAAGACCCTGTGGACGAGGCCAACTGA